The following are encoded together in the Fundulus heteroclitus isolate FHET01 chromosome 19, MU-UCD_Fhet_4.1, whole genome shotgun sequence genome:
- the LOC118567034 gene encoding uncharacterized protein LOC118567034: MVKTCLMVGCTARGGGEQRSFFRLPAVIANQCEKTKQLSEQRRRLWLTRISRADLDGVKLEYARVCGAHFVTGKPAALFDCDNPDWAPSLLLGHSKVKPASDLTASRKERVQQRAHKRKLYDAAESLISLSKSFKPNKDLEISGVEPLPDTDETLTAEPNSVACQTDISMSLIDDMQSELNRLTQENMELRIKVEESTVCQRTFENDDGKVKFYTGLPSFTLLMLLFNYISDELICGPSSCLNKFQQMVLTLMRLRLNLSVQDIAYHFNVSCPTVSRTFSHVINVMYHNIGFLVKWPSREALFESTPMEFRKQYGVRVSAIIDCFEVFTDRPTGLMAQAQTWSNYSQFYFGSMGWAYQ, encoded by the exons atggtgaaaacgtgtttaatggttggttgcacggcccgtggaggtggagaacaacGCTCTTTCTTTCGCCTACCAGCCGTGATAGCGAATCAGtgcgaaaaaacaaaacagctgtctgaacaacgccgtcgcctatggctgacacggatatccagggccgatttggacggtgttaagctggaatacgccagagtctgcggtgctcactttgtcacag gcaAACCTGCAGCACTCTTCGACTGTGATAACCCAGACTGGGCACCGAGCCTTCTCCTAGGCCATTCAAAGGTGAAACCAGCTTCAGACCTGACAGCATCCCGGAAGGAGCGTGTGCAGCAGAGGGCTCATAAAAGGAAGctatatgatgctgctgagagcctTATCTCTCTCAGCAAGTCATTCAAGCCTAACAAGGACTTAGAAATATCAGGTGTGGAGCCACTACCCGATACAGATGAGACTCTGACGGCAGAACCGAATTCTGTGGCCTGCCAAACAGATATATCCATGTCGCTCATCGATGACATGCAGTCAGAACTGAATAGACTGACACAGGAAAATATGGAATTGCGGATTAAGGTTGAGGAATCTACTGTTTGTCAGAGGACTTTTGAAAATGATGATGGCAAGGTTAAGTTTTACACTGGCTTGCCATCATTTACTCTTCTGATGTTATTGTTCAATTATATTTCAGATGAGTTAATCTGTGGACCCAGTAGCTGTCTCAACAAATTCCAGCAAATGGTTCTTACTCTAATGAGACTTCGTCTAAACTTATCTGTACAGGATATTGCTTACCATTTTAATGTGTCCTGCCCTACTGTATCTCGCACCTTCAGTCATGTTATCAATGTCATGTACCACAATATTGGATTTCTTGTGAAATGGCCGTCCAGGGAGGCATTGTTTGAAAGCACTCCAATGGAGTTTCGGAAACAGTATGGTGTGCGTGTGAGTGCAATTATAGATTGTTTTGAAGTATTTACTGATAGACCAACAGGTTTAATGGCTCAAGCACAGACTTGGTCAAACTACAG TCAGTTTTATTTCGGAAGCATGGGGTGGGCGTACCAGTGA